Genomic segment of Helicobacter enhydrae:
TGAAACTCAAGTGAGCGTAGGAGAAAATAAAACTCTCAATCTCAATATTGGATCTAGCACTGGAAACAATTCCACCCTTACTCTAACAGGTGGATTAGAGAATGGTGGCACAGCGAAAGTCACATTTGCTGGAAGCAATAGCAAATTTGATGGTGCTATCAACACGCTAGCAAACAAAACTACAACAATTGAAGTTGCTGAAGGCAAAGCTGGAATCATCACCAAAGCAATAAGCGGAGCAGGGGAGAACACAATCACCCTCAAAAACGGCTCCGCCCTCACTTTGCAAGGGGCAAACAATCAAATCAAAACCCTTACACTTGGAACAGGCAGTCCAACAGGCACGCTCAATCTCGAGGGTGCAAACACGACGATTGAAACTCAAGTGAGCGTTACAGACACACAAACCCTCAATCTCAATATTGGCTCTAATGCCAAAGCTGATTCTGCAACACTCACTCTAACAGGCAATCTCACAAACAATGGCACAACCAATCTCACATTCACCGGCAATGGCACACTTGATAGCACGATCACCACACAAGCAAGCAAAGCCACAGCAATTGAAGTGAGTGCAGGCAAAGCTGGAATCATCACCAAAGCAATAAGTGGAGATGGTGCTAACAACATCACGCTTAACAACGACTCCACCCTCACTTTGCAAGGGAATAATTCCATTGCCACAACCAGTGTCGCAGGAGCTACTCTTAGATTGACAGGGGGAACTAAGACTACAATTCAAACTTTAAATGGCAATGATAAATCTCTCATTGATCTAGCAAGTGGCACTTATCCTGCCAAAACTAGAGAGGCTTCCCCCACAAACACCGCCCACAATTTCAACCTCCTCACGATTGGAGAAACAAGTGGCACTGGCACAGGACTTGCCTCAAGCAATCTCACCTTCCAAGTTTTTGTAGATCCTAGTGCAAAACAGGGTGCAACAGATAGCAAGATTGGAGGAGAAGCCACAAAAGCAGAAAGCCCCTACGGACACGCCTATTCTGATCGTATCGTGGTTCATAAGGTTGAAGGCACCCAAGTGAGCGAAAATCTCCAAGTCATCATCGACCCACTAAAAATCTCAAAAATTACCTACCAAGGTGGAGGCACAACAACAGATGGCAATATCGCAGTCGCCACAGTGAAAAGCACGACAGGTGCTCCCTCTGTCCCTCTAGTGGATTTCACGATCCAAAACCTAGACATCGGTGGAGAGACGATCAAAGTCATCACTCGCCAACAACCCACCGACGAACACGGCAAAATCACAGCCTCCAACGGCTACATCACCTACTTCCTAGACAATTTCATCACGCTCGGAGCAAGTCCAACCACACAAAAAATCATCTCCTCCGCCCTAACGCTCAACTATGATTTGTTTGTAGCCAATTTCAACTCTATCAACAAGCGACTAGGAGAAGTCCGCAACAACCCACACACTCAAGGCGTATGGGCAAGAGTGTTTGGAGGCAATCAAGAATCAGATTTTGGGATAGGAAGCCAAAGCACCTATGTGACTTTGCAAAGCGGTTATGACTACGCACTTGATCTAGAAAATGCAAAAAACTATGTGGGGGTTGCACTCGCCTATGCAAGATCGCAAGGCACAAGTCGCAAAGCCACAAGTGGAGACAAAATCGTGAGCCTAGATGGTATCAACTCTCAAGCCTTTGAGATCGCGGTGTATAGCTCCTATGTGAGCCAAGTGGGCTTATACAACGACACGATTGCCAAGTTTGCCTACATCACTTCAGATTTCCAAATCAGTAGCAGTGCGACAAAAAGCCAAATCGACAACATCGCCCTCCTACTCTCCAATGAAGTGGGCTACCGCTATGCCTTTGGGGCAACGCAAGATTGGTTCATCGATCCTCAAGCAGAGGTCGGTTTGGGCTACCTCAATCCCTCTAGATTCAATGCCAAACCTGATAGAAACACCCTTGAAGCCACACAGGCAAATATCCTTGTGCTACGCTCAAGGGCTGGGACAAGTCTAGGCAAAGAGTTTAGGGGCGAGAAATGGGCGACTTCTCTGTATGTGGGAGGATTCTACGAATATGATGCACTGCTAGGCGGGAAAAACAATATCAAATTTTTGCATAGCGGAAGCCAAAGCATCGCTGAGTCGTATGGCTCCAATGGTCGCGTCGTGCTAAATCTCGGAGCCAATGTGCAAATCAAAGAATCCACAAGGGTGTATATGGATTTTGAGAAAAGCTTCGGGGACAAGTTTAGGACACGCTACCAAGTCAATCTAGGGGCGAGATATAGCTTTGGGGAGGCAGTGGCAAAAGAGCAAGAGCAAGAGAAAACACAAGAAAACAAAGCTCCTTTGAAAATAGAAAACACAAGCGATAGTGCAAACTAAAATATTTGGGGAGCTATCCCCAAAGCCCCCTCCCTCCTTATATCTTAAAAGAAAATAATATTTTTTTACACTTTTTTAATTTCAGTAACCTTTCATTAACTTTTGTTATACAATGAAGCCACTTTAAGAAAAAGTCAAGAAAGGATTTCCTATGACACGAGACAAAAAAATCACTAGGATTACCAAACCAACCCTCTCATTTTTCAAACCCCTTGTGGCTAGCTCTTTGGCTTTGGCATTGAGTGTTAGTGTGGTGAGTGCTGGGGATTGCGATAACGCTACCAATGAGGCACGGATTTGCACAGGAGTGGGTATTGCAACGAGTGCATTGACAAAAGTAGGTTTGCCTTTAAATGTTGGTGATGGGGGCAATGAGAGTTTTAAGTTTATAGAATCAGGTGGCTTCCATCAACCACAACTCACCAATAATTCTGCTTTGGAAACATTGGCTTTTCAGTTTGGCACTGGAAGCAATGTCACGGCAACAAAGCAAGGTAGCAACAAAGTGACTATCGTAGGAAAAACAGGGGATACGCACTTATTTCTAGGCACAGGAACCAAGGGCTTGAAAATGGGGAGTGGTGGAATGGGCACTCTAGTTTTTGATTTTTCTACTGCTCAAACAAGCAACAAGACTCCCAAAATGAGTCTTAATTTGGGGGCAACAAGTGGAATGTCCTTGCAAGGCAATCTTGAAGTGAAAGGCAAAGAAAGAGAAAAGTCTGATACTACTCAAGACACATTTGATGCCACACTGCAAGGTAATATCAAAGGAAATATCACAATAGGGGCAGATACACAAGCTGGCAAAAAGCAAAATCTCAAAAGCAGTTTTGATTTTATTGGAACAGGAGAGCAAGAAATTACGATTAATGGTGCTATCACAACAAAAGGAAATGGTGTAGAAACAGAATTAGGATTCACTAGTTTTACCAATATCACGATCACAGGAAATATCACCACAGGCAATGGTGCTAAAACCAACATTACTCAACTTCCAGAGGGTGCCACTCTCACACTGCAAGGGAACAGCAATCAAATCACTACGCTTACCACCACTGCTTCAGGCGATAAGAAAGCCACCCTTGCACTTCAAAATGGAAACACAACGATTGGTGTTATAAAAGGCAACAGCATCACTCACAATATTGAAGTCAATTTCGCAGGAGGCACTCCTACCCTTATGCTCAATGGAGCAACAAATGCACTCAAAACCATTACATTTGGTGGAGCTAGTGCAGGCACTCTTGCCATTGCAAATGGTGGCACAGCTTCTATCTCTGATGCAGTAAGCGTAGGAGCTGGAAAAACTCTAAATCTTGAAGTAACACATGGATACCTTAGCCTTGATAAAGCGATCACAGGAGAGGGGACAATCAATGTGGTCTTGAATGGAAAAAGCGAAGGGGCAGAAGCAACACTCATCTTTAAAAACACTTCTGACAATCAACACAGACTCACACGACTTGAAGTCCCTAAGGGAAAATATGGAGAGCTAAAACTCGCAGTAGGAGATTTTAATCAGGCAACTTTCACAGACAATGTCACTGGCGATAATCTCAAAGTAACTCTTGGAGGTAGCACCACCCTTATTTTGGAGGGCACAAACAACAAAATCAAAACTCTTGGATTCAGTGGCTCAGATGCCACTCTCAAACTTGGCAAAGCTGGCACAACATCCACAACAAGTATCACTAATGGTATAACAAATGGGGAAAAACTTACAATGGAGTTTGTGGGAGGCACTGCCGCTCTCAATCTTGGCGGAACAAACAATAACATCAAAACTCTCAAGACATTGGACAAAGCCAACGCCACAATAAATCTCTCTAGCAATAAAAATAGCACTAAATACAATAGTCTCACCATTGGCACAGGTGGCACAGGGCTTGAGGGCAATGGCTACACATTCCAACTCTATGCCTCCTCAAATGAAAAAAAATTGACTTTGGAAACAGAGATTGACTCCTATGCAGATCGCATTGTGATTGAAAATGCCAATACCACAGAGAATCAAACCCTTGAATTGCTTGTGGATAATGCTGATGTCGCAAAGCTTTCACAAAAAGCCACAACCCAAAACATCGCTCTTGCTACAATTAGAAACACAACAGCAGGAAATAAAGAAACAGCAAAAGTCAAATTCAACACAACATCAAAAAAATCTATCAATGGAGAAGTGATAGAAGCCACATTTGAGAGCAAAGAAACTGCCAAAGATGGCACAGAACAAACAGGGGGTGACTACACCACCTACTTCCTTACATCTGTTAAATCACTAGGAGCTGATTCTGTTATCCAACAAATTGCCTCCTCTGCCCTTGCAATCAACTATGATTTGTTTGCCGCCAACTTCAACTCTATCAATAAACGACTGGGTGATCTGAGGGGCAACCCCTACACTCAAGGGGTATGGGCTAGAATCTTTGCTGGAGGACAAGAATCAAAGTTTGGCATAGGAAGCCAAAGCACCTATGTGACTTTGCAAAGTGGCTATGATTATGCCTTTGTGTTTGAGGGTGGCAAAACTTATGCAGGAGTCGCCCTCTCTTATGCACACTCAAATGGCAAAGGGCGTAAGCTAGGGGATAAGAGTTTGGATGACATCACATCTCAAGGTTTTGAAATCGCAGTGTATAACTCATATTTTAGCGATATAGGTTTGTATAACGATAGCGTCTTGAAGTTTGGCTATCTTGCTTCAGATTTTATGATTAACAATGGAGCTACAAAAGGGCATACGACTAACGCCACTTTTTTGCTCTCCAATGAGGTGGGGTATCGTTATGACTTTGGAGAAGCAAAAGATTGGTTTGTCACTCCTCAAATAGAAATAGGACTGGGTTATTTGAGCTCCTCTGATTTCAAAGACAAATTTGGTGCTAATCCTTTTGAAATCACTCAAGATTCTGTTTTTCTTATGCGTTCAAGACTTGGGGCAGATGTGGGCAAAGAGTTCAAAGGAGAGGATTGGGGAGTTTCTCTCTATCTTGGAAGTTTTTGTGAATATGATGTATTGGCAGGGGGAGAGAACAACTTCACTTTCATCAACAACAACAAAAAAAGCTCTATCAAATCTTATGATTCCAATGGGCGTTTTGTGCTAAATATGGGGAGTAATGTGAAAATCAAAGAATCTACAAGAGTGTATGTGGATTTTGAAAAGAGCTTTGGGAATAAATTCTCAACACAATGGCAAATGAATCTTGGAGCAAGATATAGCTTTGGGGAAGTAATAGCAAAAGCTCAAGAGCAAGAAAAAACGCAAGAAAAAGCTCCTTTGAAAATAGAGAGCGGAGCGAATAGCTGATAGGAGGGAGGGGGGAAGGGGGCGATCTGCTCTCTTTTGGGGTTTTGCAAAAGCACAGATTTGAGGTGATTTAAAGATTGGCTTGAAACTTCTTTTTAAAGTTGGTTTTGCAAAACCACATTTCCCAATTTCTCAAGCACGGCTTGGAGTTTTTCTTTTGAAGCTGGCTTGGGGAGATTACGCTTTTTAGCAATTCTAGAATCTCTTGGATTCTTTCTTTTTAAGTTGCTTTGGCAAAAGCACGGCTTTTGGTTTCTCAAGCTTGGCTTGGAGTTTTTCTTAAGGGGAACAAGGGGAACTTAAAGCAGCGTTCCCCTTATCCCCCTTAACAACCCCCATAACCCCAGCATTGCATTAGCAAGGCTCGTTCAAGATTACATTGACTTGGAATCTTTTTTGGTTCTACAAGGTTGATTTGGTCAGCAGTTGTTTGTGCTTATATTGAAATAGTGAGGTTTGATGATTGATTAGAGTTTTTTGAGAGTTTGCAAAGAGATTCTCAAAAATCAAAAACAAAACTTTTCACAAAGATTCTAAGAATCTAGATTCAAATCAATAAATCTAGAATCAAACTCAAAACACCAAAGAATCTAAACAAAGTCAAACTAATGTGGGTAACACACAAAAAGCGGGCAGGGGTTTGGGGGATTTTAAGGGGGATAAGGGGGGTGCCTCGCAATAAACCCCCTTGTCCCCCTTATAGAAAAAAGCACAGCAAGTTTCAATGACTAAGAAGTGTGCTTCTGCAAAGGCAATCTCAAGCAAAGAATCAGGTTGCCGAATCTCAAAGTTTTATTTTTATTGAAATAGTAAGGTTTGATGATTGATAAGGGTTTTTGTGGAGATTCTAGGGATCGCTTGGTTTGAGAGGCGGTTTGCCGTGATTGTATGCAACAGCAAGAGTTAATATGGATTGAAACCACTAGAAACACAGCAAAACTGATGGGCTTTGATATTTTGCAATATAATACCACCACAACAATCCTCATCAAGGACTCCAATGATTGCCGAAGCTTCCATCCAGCAACTCAAAGCTCTGATTGACATTATCGACATCATTAGCCACTATATCCAGATCAAAAAATCAGGAGCCAACTATAGTGCGTGTTGCCCATTCCACGATGAAAAAACCCCAAGCTTTATGGTCAGCCCATCAAAAGGGTTTTACCATTGCTATGGTTGTGGTGTCGGTGGAGATGCGATTAAATTCGTAATGGAGTATGAAAAACTAAGCTTCACAGAAGCTATCGAAAAAATCGCCTCATTGGTTGGTTTCACTTTGGAATACACCAAATCTCAAAAACGCGTAGATTTCAAGTTTTTGGACAAAGTCGCAGAGTTTTATCAAAACAAGCTCTCCCATTCTCCAGAGATTTTGGACTATCTTGGCAAAAGAGGGCTGACTGCAGAGAGTATCGCGAAGTTTCATCTTGGGTTTTGTGGTGCGGGGTTTGAGAGTGTCAAACTTGCTGATCAATACAACGCACGCAGAGAGGCGATCGAGCTAGGGATTTTGGGGGAGGATGATCAGAGGGTGTATGCACGATTTTTCAATCGCATTATGTTTCCTATCTGTTCTCCCAATGGGCAGATTATCGGAT
This window contains:
- a CDS encoding autotransporter outer membrane beta-barrel domain-containing protein, translating into MTRDKKITRITKPTLSFFKPLVASSLALALSVSVVSAGDCDNATNEARICTGVGIATSALTKVGLPLNVGDGGNESFKFIESGGFHQPQLTNNSALETLAFQFGTGSNVTATKQGSNKVTIVGKTGDTHLFLGTGTKGLKMGSGGMGTLVFDFSTAQTSNKTPKMSLNLGATSGMSLQGNLEVKGKEREKSDTTQDTFDATLQGNIKGNITIGADTQAGKKQNLKSSFDFIGTGEQEITINGAITTKGNGVETELGFTSFTNITITGNITTGNGAKTNITQLPEGATLTLQGNSNQITTLTTTASGDKKATLALQNGNTTIGVIKGNSITHNIEVNFAGGTPTLMLNGATNALKTITFGGASAGTLAIANGGTASISDAVSVGAGKTLNLEVTHGYLSLDKAITGEGTINVVLNGKSEGAEATLIFKNTSDNQHRLTRLEVPKGKYGELKLAVGDFNQATFTDNVTGDNLKVTLGGSTTLILEGTNNKIKTLGFSGSDATLKLGKAGTTSTTSITNGITNGEKLTMEFVGGTAALNLGGTNNNIKTLKTLDKANATINLSSNKNSTKYNSLTIGTGGTGLEGNGYTFQLYASSNEKKLTLETEIDSYADRIVIENANTTENQTLELLVDNADVAKLSQKATTQNIALATIRNTTAGNKETAKVKFNTTSKKSINGEVIEATFESKETAKDGTEQTGGDYTTYFLTSVKSLGADSVIQQIASSALAINYDLFAANFNSINKRLGDLRGNPYTQGVWARIFAGGQESKFGIGSQSTYVTLQSGYDYAFVFEGGKTYAGVALSYAHSNGKGRKLGDKSLDDITSQGFEIAVYNSYFSDIGLYNDSVLKFGYLASDFMINNGATKGHTTNATFLLSNEVGYRYDFGEAKDWFVTPQIEIGLGYLSSSDFKDKFGANPFEITQDSVFLMRSRLGADVGKEFKGEDWGVSLYLGSFCEYDVLAGGENNFTFINNNKKSSIKSYDSNGRFVLNMGSNVKIKESTRVYVDFEKSFGNKFSTQWQMNLGARYSFGEVIAKAQEQEKTQEKAPLKIESGANS